The genomic window AACAAAACGAAATTGATTGGCGAATATTGCCACTTGTTCAGCATAACTTTACTAAAGGTAATGCTGCCGATATCCGAATCAACAATCTTGTTGTCTGGCAATACTTTTTTCGGACCGTTTCCTGGCAACACTAATCCAGACTTCATGTCTAACATTTGACGTAAAGTGATTAAATTTCCTCCGGGAATATTAGGAAAATATTTGTTCAAGTGATCATTCAAATTAATCTTCCCTTGTTCAACTAGTTTCATAATTAATCCGGCCGTTAAATTTTTTTGAATCGAATCGATCTCATAAGTCATATTGCTGTTATTTTTTATCTTTTGAGATTTATTTGCGTAACCAACACTCTTAGTGTAGAGAGGCTTTCCATCTTCCATGACTAAAACTGAACCACAAAAATTATTCTTTTTTAATAAAGCATCCACTTTGCGATTAAAATCCGGATCGCCATTTTTTACAATTGGCGTCTGCTCAGTTTGGTCATCATATTCGTCCGCCAAAGCCACGGATGGCATGGTAACTACTGGTGATAATAGTGCAACGACGGCTGTTGTCATAGCCAAAACACGTACAAATTTTTTCATAACTATTCTTCCTAAGTCATAAAATCTTTTATCAACAACATTATAAAATTAGTTTCAAAAAATCACACGTTATAGGCTCGCCAATTTTAATTTACTTGCTAGTTTAGATTTAATACCTAATCTGCCTGATATGGTAAAATGTATCCAATAAACCCAAAGGAGAAAATAATGATCGCATTAATTATCATTGTTATTTTAGTATTACTAGTTGTAGCTTATGTTGCAATGTACAACGGTTTGGTTAAATATCGTAACCGTGCTCAAGAATTTAGTTCTCAAATTGACGTGCAATTAAAACGTCGGACAGACTTGATCCCAAACTTGGTCGAAACTGTTAAGGGATATGCTACCCACGAACAAGAAACTTTGACCAAGGTTGTCCAATCACGAAATCAATTGGTCGCAGCTGACTCAGCCTCTGACAAAGCTCAAGCCGATAACGCCTTAACGGGTGCCTTGAGACAAGTATTTGCTTTGTCAGAAAGTTATCCTAATTTAAAAGCTGATACTGAGTTCCAAAAATTAATGGAAGAACTTTCAAATACAGAAAACAAAGTTTCATATGCCCGTCAAGCTTACAATAGTCAAGTTCAACAATATGACACAGCTATTGAGACGTTCCCACGTAATATTATCGCTGGGATCCACCATTTCCAAAACATCGACTTTATTTCTATTCCTGAAGCCGATAAAGAAGTACCAAAGGTTAAATTTTAAACTTTAGGAGAAAATAATGCTCTACCAGCAAATTGATAGTAATAAAAGAAAAACTTACTTAATATTTGTAATTTTCTTCTTGATCTTGGCTGCATTAGGCAGTTTTATCGGCTATTTTTTCATTGACAATATTTGGTATGGAATTGCTTTTTCACTAATAATCGCACTGGTTTATGCATTGATCACGTATTTCCAATCGACCAGTATTGTTATGTCGATGAACAATGCCAAGAAGGTCAATTCTGAACAAGAGGCTCCGGAGCTGTGGCATATTATCGAAGATATGTCGATGGTGGCACAGATACCTTTTCCTGAGATCTACATCATTGAAGACCCTAGTCCTAACGCTTTTGCCACTGGACGAGATCCACAACACGCCGCAGTTGCAGTAACTAGAGGTCTTTATGACATGATGAATCGTGAAGAACTTGAAGGTGTCATGGCCCATGAGATATCCCATGTTAAAAATTTTGATATTCGAGTTTCCACAATATCGGTCGCCTTATCTTCTGCCATCATCTTGATTTGTAGTTTGATCGGTAATGCCTATCGTTTCGTTCTTCCATTTGGAGACGATGACGACGACCGCAATGGCAGCTGGATTGCTGTCAGAGCTGTGCTATGGCTGGTCGGTCTGGTGTTTATGATCCTTGGACCAATTATTGCCAACTTAGTTCAGATGGCAATTTCTCGAAATCGAGAATATTTGGCCGACGTTTCAGGAGCTAATCTAACTCAGAATCCACAAGGTTTGATTGACGCACTCAAAAAGTTGCAGAGTTACGATCAACCAATGAAAAATGTTGACGATGCCAGTGCTGCACTATACTTTTCTGATCCTAAGAAAAAACGTAGCTTTGCTGACTGGTTCGACACGCATCCACCTTTAGATAAAAGAATTGAAAGATTACAAAAAGCATTTATGTAAACAAAAACACGAGTGAGAAAATAAATTCTCACTCGTGTTTTTTGGTTAAAAAATACTCTTTCGATAATATACGACGACTCCGATCACTCCTGCTAATAAAACTACGCCAGAAGCAATTAAAACTGGGTGATTAGTGTCTTTTTTAGTTTTCTTATCCTTATCAGGATAAATCACTGAATCACCATCGTCAGATGATTTATCTTTTTTAGGTGAATTTTTAGAATTCAATTTAACAGGCTTT from Companilactobacillus sp. includes these protein-coding regions:
- a CDS encoding LemA family protein, with amino-acid sequence MIALIIIVILVLLVVAYVAMYNGLVKYRNRAQEFSSQIDVQLKRRTDLIPNLVETVKGYATHEQETLTKVVQSRNQLVAADSASDKAQADNALTGALRQVFALSESYPNLKADTEFQKLMEELSNTENKVSYARQAYNSQVQQYDTAIETFPRNIIAGIHHFQNIDFISIPEADKEVPKVKF
- a CDS encoding serine hydrolase domain-containing protein, whose protein sequence is MKKFVRVLAMTTAVVALLSPVVTMPSVALADEYDDQTEQTPIVKNGDPDFNRKVDALLKKNNFCGSVLVMEDGKPLYTKSVGYANKSQKIKNNSNMTYEIDSIQKNLTAGLIMKLVEQGKINLNDHLNKYFPNIPGGNLITLRQMLDMKSGLVLPGNGPKKVLPDNKIVDSDIGSITFSKVMLNKWQYSPINFVLLARIVEKVTHKTYKQVFTKEYIDKLHLKQTTFAYGSSHGVNKAQGYTNRNPLSPDLNYHNPYITKPFETRDELGTGQVFMSPHDLFKLENYIVSGNMLTKESRQILFVPASISTYGGGFYNNHASHSANGWGYGFQSVVHISDDGQTAVVVMSNYQRLANDNKPMASQIYSLAVQY
- the htpX gene encoding zinc metalloprotease HtpX, whose translation is MLYQQIDSNKRKTYLIFVIFFLILAALGSFIGYFFIDNIWYGIAFSLIIALVYALITYFQSTSIVMSMNNAKKVNSEQEAPELWHIIEDMSMVAQIPFPEIYIIEDPSPNAFATGRDPQHAAVAVTRGLYDMMNREELEGVMAHEISHVKNFDIRVSTISVALSSAIILICSLIGNAYRFVLPFGDDDDDRNGSWIAVRAVLWLVGLVFMILGPIIANLVQMAISRNREYLADVSGANLTQNPQGLIDALKKLQSYDQPMKNVDDASAALYFSDPKKKRSFADWFDTHPPLDKRIERLQKAFM